The Oscillatoria acuminata PCC 6304 genomic interval TTAACCATGAGTGGACTCGCCATTCATCTGAATATATGGAACGAATTGCAAAAGTTGCTCCGGGTGGGTCATTATATGAAAGTTATGTTGATGCGTTTAAGCGGCAATATCCCGATAAACCAAGCATGACTGTTAAAGAAAATCATGGGGGCACTCACATCCATCCCTACCTCAATCGTGTCATTTCAGCCCGAGAAATGGCACGATTGCAAAGTTTTCCCGATTCATTTATTTTTGAAGGGTCTATGAAGAAAGCAATGTGGCAAATCGGGAATGCTGTTCCACCTCGTTTAGCTGAGTGTATTGGTTACGCACTGATTCCCGCTCTCAACCACATAAAAAATTCAGCCTTAAACTAACGTTTTGCTACAGGTTAATCAGCCTGAGCTATTTGCTGATTGAGGCGATCGCGCCAAGTTTCAAAATCATACCAGCCACATCCCACGCAACCTGTTTCAGCCTCTTTCCCTCTGACTGGGACATCAGTGGGCCAGTTTTCATCTCCTTCGTAATAAAATTTTATGCCCAACGGTGTCCCTCGTTTGTTAGTTTTGATACAGCGTTCACAACTTCTGGATTTTAAAAGGTTATGGTTTCTAGCACTATCTTTTTTGAGTAACTGAAATTTTTGCTGGATCTCTGCTGGGGTCATATCTGCATCATGAGGCGGTTCAGTATCTCCCCACCGCTCCATTGGAAAGCGATGATCAATTATCAGTTCGTGAACGGAACGAGTTCTTTGTTCTATTACATCCCTGTAAGCATAAAATTCCAATATTTTTTTTGCTAGTTTAAGAGAAATATTTGTTGAAGAATTTGCCGGTTGAAGATTTCCTGTCCAGCGGTCTTGTAGTTGATTAGAGTTACAAGTTACGCAATATTTACTTGTGGTTTCAATAATTAAACCAGGACGACTTTTTGTCCCGCGTTGTAATCCTTGAATTCCACCCCCTCCAGCATATTGTCCCGAACCGATTTTGCTTCCTTCACATTTACGGCAATGCCATTTTTGGTCTGCCAGAAGGTCAAATACTTTTCGTTGGGTCGAGTTTTTTCTGAATTGATTGGTAATGTCAAAGGGTAAGTCTTCCGGGTTCATTCTATCTCGTCCACTTCAACTTCTAATCCATTGAGAAGAGTGGAAACCGTTAAACTTAGTCCCTTGGCTAGACTGACAAGAGCAGTTAAAGAAGGATTTCTTACCCCGCGTTCAATTCCCGAAATGTAAGTTCGATCCAGGTTGGCACGAAACCCTAGTTCCTCTTGGGAAATTCCTAACTCTGTGCGACGCTTCTTGACAAGATTACCCAAGGCAAGCAAAATTGCTCTTCTCGATTGATTCATTTACCGATTGTCAAGACCTGTGGACGATGTGTCTACGGACGATGTGTCACACTAAGGTCCTAACCCGAAGAATTTCGCCACAGCTTAATCGTGCCATCGTGAGATCCACTGGCTAAGGTGCTGCTATCGGGACTATAGGCTAGGGAACTGACTGTCATGGAATGTCCAGATAGGGTGGTGACGGGTTCTATGGCATCCAACTTCCAGAGTTTGATGGTGGTGTCGGGACTGGCGGTGGCGAAGGTTTTACCGTTGGGACTAATGGCGACTGCGGATCCGGGTAAAACATGGGGACACAGGGTTTCCCGCAATTCGGGATAATTGCCGGTTGCCGTGGGGAGGGTCCAAATTTTTAAGGTGCGGTCCCAACTACAACTGATTAGGGTTTTGCCGTCGGGACCGATCGCCAAGGCATGAATGGCACCGGAATGGGCGGGGAAATCTTGGAGTAATTCGCCCGTATCCGCCTGCCAGAGATGAATTGAGCCATCGGCACTTCCCGAGGCGAGAATGTGCGATCGCCCAGGGTCGGAGGTGGCCCATTTTGGATTATAGGCGATACAAGTCACACGATCACGATGTCCGGTGAGGTTAAATTGTAATTGTCCGGTTGCCAGGGACCAAATTTTGACCGTGCGATCGCGACTGGCGGTGGCGACTCGTTGTTTATCGGGACAAATTGCCACCGATGACACCAAGCTAGTATGTCCCGTGAGGGTTTGGGTGGGGATGGGGGGGACGCCATCTCGCAAATCTTTGGGACTGAGTTGCCACAGACTCCAGAGTTTCACCGTTCCATCCATGCTGCCACTGGCAAGGATTTGTCCATCGGAGGCAATGGCGATCGCCAGCACTCCCTGATCCGATGCCGGGATTTTTTGGACCAATTCCCCAGTTTCCAAATCCCACAAGGTGACTATACCTTTGTCATTGCCACTGGCGATCGTGCGAGATTGGGCGCTAAAGGCGACGGTATGGATATGGATGGGGGTTTTTCCAGCAGTTTCGGCGATCGTATGCACACAGTTCCAACCCACGGGTGCCGGTGGAGAATTGAGGCGGGATGGGGGAGGCGGTTTGGGAGAAAGTGACTTTGTTTCTAACTGGGGTTCTGTTGTAGAGGATTTCTGGATGGGTGGAAAAGATTGCGACACCATCACCACTTTCCCCTTATAAATTGCCGAGTTTACAGGAGTCTGAAGCTGAATTTTTGGATTGAGTGCTTTTAAAGCAACTGCTGCTGAAGCATAACGCTTTGATAAACTTTCAATCAGCATTTTATCGAGAATTGTTGCTAATTCATCACTCACGGGATGGAGTAAATAATCTCGCCAAATCCAACGCCCTTCTAAACTATCCCATAAATCAAACGGGGACATATTGGTTAGCAAATGAATACAAGTGACGCCCAAACTATACAAATCGCTGACAAATCTTGCTTGTCCCCGGAGTTGTTCCGGTGCCGTATATTCAGCACTGCCGATGGTTGTTCCCGGTTGGTATAATGTTGCTCCTGGGGCATATTTAGACCCGCCAAAATCGACTAAAACCAGTCGTGTTGATTGCCGTTTAACAGTGAGAGTACCTTGGGTTGGATTAGGACGGCGAATAATATTTTCGGGTTTGATATCGCGATGAATTAGGCGGTGGTGGTGGATGAAGTGTAAGATAGGTAACACTGACTCTAGTAATTCTCGAATCTGAGATTCAGTAAATGTCCCCTGTTCGGCGAGTTCGGTGGCTAAATTGGTCCCGGGAATATACTCTTGAACCAGATACTGGCGATCGCCTTGTTCAAACCAGGCCAATAAGTTGGGAATTTGGGGATGGGTGCCGATCGCTTTTAAGCGCGCAACTTCTTCGCGAAATAATTCAGCAGCGGGGCGAGAAGCAGTCGGACTGGGGCGAAATTGTTTAATAATACAGGGCGGTTTTCTGGGTTGAGACTCATCCACCGCCAAATAGGTCTTAGTAAATCCACCGACCCCAATTTCTTTGAGGGCGCGATAGCAACCCTGGAAAGGGGAATTTTCAGAACTTTCCAGTCTTAATTTAGCACCGCAACTTTGACAGAATAGATTGCCATCCGGATTCTGGGGTTTCGGGCAATCGGGATTGAGGCAATGTGTCATAACCAGCACCACCAAGGCATGATCAAGGGTACGGTATTGGCAAAAAGTTGTTGTCGATTACCCCAATTCAAACTCACCCACACCGTTAATGGGACCTCTGCATCAAGGACTTGTTGAGTCCCCGCAACGGCGATCGGGCCCAGCACAGAACCGGCAAGGGCCACAGATTCAGTCATTTCTAGCCAGTGGGGTTTGGTCATGGCGGGGCGACAGTTAATTTAATTCAACTGATGTCTTTCTTCTATGGTATAGCTTCTGGGTGCCGTCGCCACGATCTGCGGCGGATCCATCCTGTTCTAGGTGTCAGCCCGATCGCATAAGGGGATTGCAAAATATAAATCATCCCACCGTTCAACTGAAAGGAAGTATCTGTAGGGGCGCAATGCGCAGGCCCTCCGGAGGGCCTGCGCATTGCGCCCCTACATTGACAGTGCGATCGCATATTTCTTCGCTTCCCTCTAATGGTTTGGCCTTTTGGAATGTCCTTTATCTTAGCTGATTCTAAGCGCGATCGCTTAGGTCTCTTTGCGGTTTGGCTGATATTCAATAACCCTCGCAATATCGCTTAGTTTATTGGCGGTTTTTCTGGAGTTTGAGTGTCCAGACTGCATCTATTTCGCACCCCGGCCAGAGATGTTCTACAATAAAGCCACGAAAATCATCCGCTTACAAGTCTTAGGATGGATTCCGGTCAATGAATGGTGGATTCTCAAAAACACCGGACAAATAGAGGGCCTCCATGACGATTAAACGGGGAGAGTTATCTTTGTTATCTTAAGTTTTTTTAGAAAAAAGTACAAAGCCCTATGAAAAGCATTCTATTGGTTGAAGATGATGTGGCACTCCGAGGAAATTTAACAGAATATTTAGAGGAACTGGGTTACTTGGTTTTAGAGGCAAGTTCGGGACTTGAAGGCTTGGAAATTTTCGATCGCCAGAGTCCGGACTTGATTATTTCTGATGTAATGATGCCCTCGATGGATGGGTTGGAATTTTGCCGTCGCCTCCGTTCCAGCCGCCAGGGTCAGTTAGTGCCTTTTCTCTTTTTATCGGGACAGAATGAATTAGAAGACCGTCTGAAAGGTCATAAAATGGGCGCTGATGATTATATCGTTAAACCTTTTAACAGTAAAGAAATTGTTGCTAAAATTGAAAATTTATTAGAGCGATCGCTTCGACTACATCAAGAAATTTTACGGGTATTAGATAGAGTCAAAGCTCCAGAAGCACCGGCTAATCCATCTCCGAGTCAAGACCCAGAAAAACTGCCCCTCACTCCCGCAGAAGCCAAGGTGTTTGCCGAGGTGATAGAGGGCGGAACCAATAAAGAAATAGGAGCGCGCCTCTTTTTAAGCGACCGCACGGTTCAAGCTCATTTGACTAAAATTCTCAAAAAATTAAACCTCAAAAATCGCAATGAACTGATTCGGTTTGCCTGGGAAAATGGCTATCGGGCTGTGAATTTGCAACCGGAATAATGCTATAATTTAACCCTTGAATCGTGCCTACTTGCATCCAATCTGGCTCCCTAGATCAAGAGCGAGCCAGATTGGATGGACTAAAACTGTAGCTGTTGACTGGGGGAACTCTAGATTTCCACAAATCCCCATTCCACAGGAGTTTAAAAAACATTAGGGGTTAGAGTTGACAAACAAAAAACTTAGAGTTTAACCCCAATCGCCTAGGCTGGAGAGAGATTCCGTATTTCTACAGAAGTAAAAAACCCGAGATTAAGCGATTTAGCGGATGTAAATTGACCAGCATTTATTAGAAACTATAAGAAAGTAAGCCGAGATCTAATTTAATTCTTGATCTCCGTACCGAGATGTCGCGCATCTCCTCCTTCAGCCATGCCAATCAGCGAACCTGCCATCCCTGTCCTTAACTTAGAAGCGGCGATCGCCCATGTTCCCGTCTGCGTTCCGCCCCATACCCCAGTCAACGAGGTCCTGAAACAGATGAATCGGGTCCAATCGACTTCTTGCCACCTAGACCAAAGTAGTTCAAGCACCCTCAATTCAAAAACCCTCTCCAGTTGTGCCGTTGTCCAAGAGAACGACAACTTTTTAGGCATCTTGATTGAGCGGGATTTGGTGAAATTGATTGCCTCGGGGCAATCTCTCGAAAGCATCACCGTCGGAGAAGTGATCAATCCCTCACCTGGGGTGCGTCAATCCCAATTGCAACATATTTTTTCCGTACTGCCCCTATTACGGCAATATCATATTTCGCATTTACCGATTCTGGATGAAAGCGATGGCTTCATGGGTATCATCAGCACGGAAACCCTTCGGGAAATTCTGCAACCCACAAATCTATTGCAATTGCGACAGGTTGCCGAAGTGATGACTCCCCAGATTATCAGCGCCAACCCAACAACTTCATTACTGGATATTGCCAAACTGATGATTAGCAACCAAGTTAGTTGCGTGATGATTTGCCAGAGTGGAGAGGGAAAAATTACTCAGCTTGGGACCGGAAACCCAGGAGATATCATGCCCCTGGGCATCATTACCGAGGGAGATCTGATCCAAATCCAGGGACTTGAAATAGACCTCAATAGGACCCCCGTCGAGCAAATGATGAGCTCGCCCGTGTTTGCCATTGCTCCCGAGGATTCCTTGTGGATTGCCCTCCAGAAGATGCAGCAGCACCATGTGGGGCGATTAGCAGTCACGGGCATCCGAGGAGAACTGCTGGGAATTATTACCCAAACGACCCTCCTCAACTCCCTCAATCCTTTGGAAATGTACAAGGTGATTGACGTGATGCAGGATACGATTAGCACCTTGGAAGCCGAAAAGATAGAACTGCTGCAAAATCGGACCATTGAACTGGAAAAACGAGTGCGATGGCGCACCGCTGAACAAGAACAATTAATCGCCTCCCTGGAAGCCAGCAGCCAACGCGATCGCCTCCTGGCTCAAGTCTCCCTGCAAATTCGCAAATC includes:
- a CDS encoding helix-turn-helix domain-containing protein; the protein is MNQSRRAILLALGNLVKKRRTELGISQEELGFRANLDRTYISGIERGVRNPSLTALVSLAKGLSLTVSTLLNGLEVEVDEIE
- a CDS encoding serine/threonine-protein kinase; translation: MTHCLNPDCPKPQNPDGNLFCQSCGAKLRLESSENSPFQGCYRALKEIGVGGFTKTYLAVDESQPRKPPCIIKQFRPSPTASRPAAELFREEVARLKAIGTHPQIPNLLAWFEQGDRQYLVQEYIPGTNLATELAEQGTFTESQIRELLESVLPILHFIHHHRLIHRDIKPENIIRRPNPTQGTLTVKRQSTRLVLVDFGGSKYAPGATLYQPGTTIGSAEYTAPEQLRGQARFVSDLYSLGVTCIHLLTNMSPFDLWDSLEGRWIWRDYLLHPVSDELATILDKMLIESLSKRYASAAVALKALNPKIQLQTPVNSAIYKGKVVMVSQSFPPIQKSSTTEPQLETKSLSPKPPPPSRLNSPPAPVGWNCVHTIAETAGKTPIHIHTVAFSAQSRTIASGNDKGIVTLWDLETGELVQKIPASDQGVLAIAIASDGQILASGSMDGTVKLWSLWQLSPKDLRDGVPPIPTQTLTGHTSLVSSVAICPDKQRVATASRDRTVKIWSLATGQLQFNLTGHRDRVTCIAYNPKWATSDPGRSHILASGSADGSIHLWQADTGELLQDFPAHSGAIHALAIGPDGKTLISCSWDRTLKIWTLPTATGNYPELRETLCPHVLPGSAVAISPNGKTFATASPDTTIKLWKLDAIEPVTTLSGHSMTVSSLAYSPDSSTLASGSHDGTIKLWRNSSG
- a CDS encoding response regulator transcription factor, yielding MKSILLVEDDVALRGNLTEYLEELGYLVLEASSGLEGLEIFDRQSPDLIISDVMMPSMDGLEFCRRLRSSRQGQLVPFLFLSGQNELEDRLKGHKMGADDYIVKPFNSKEIVAKIENLLERSLRLHQEILRVLDRVKAPEAPANPSPSQDPEKLPLTPAEAKVFAEVIEGGTNKEIGARLFLSDRTVQAHLTKILKKLNLKNRNELIRFAWENGYRAVNLQPE